A single region of the Selenomonas sp. oral taxon 920 genome encodes:
- a CDS encoding gamma carbonic anhydrase family protein translates to MFTFKGDGFPSFHGITPQIHEEAFVAPQVFLSGDVRIGQYASLWPGVVARGDVNYISVGDCSNIQDLTCLHVADDNPCIIGDYVTVGHSACIHGCEIEDHVLIGMGAIVLTGAKIGRGSIVAAGAVVKENAVIPPNSLVAGVPAKIVRENIDRVATIHAQALKYKCEWAVEYGVYPEIGGERFHGEKVI, encoded by the coding sequence ATGTTTACATTCAAAGGGGACGGATTTCCCAGTTTTCACGGCATCACGCCGCAGATTCACGAGGAGGCGTTCGTCGCTCCGCAGGTATTCCTCTCGGGCGATGTACGCATCGGACAGTATGCGAGTCTCTGGCCGGGCGTGGTCGCGCGCGGTGATGTGAACTACATCTCCGTCGGTGACTGCTCGAATATTCAGGATCTCACCTGTCTGCACGTCGCGGACGACAACCCGTGCATCATTGGGGACTACGTGACCGTTGGCCACAGCGCGTGCATCCACGGCTGTGAGATCGAGGATCACGTCCTCATCGGCATGGGCGCGATTGTCCTGACGGGCGCAAAGATTGGGCGCGGTTCCATTGTCGCGGCGGGTGCTGTCGTGAAGGAGAATGCCGTCATCCCGCCGAACTCCCTCGTCGCAGGGGTTCCCGCGAAGATCGTGCGTGAGAATATCGACCGCGTCGCGACCATCCATGCGCAGGCGCTCAAGTACAAATGTGAGTGGGCAGTGGAGTACGGTGTCTATCCCGAGATCGGCGGCGAGCGCTTTCACGGCGAGAAGGTCATTTGA